The following DNA comes from Mesorhizobium sp. B2-1-8.
GTCCACACGCTGGCGACGGTACTGGTCGCCGGCGGCACCACGCTGTCGGCGTTCTGGATCATCGCGCTCAATTCCTGGATGCAGACGCCGGCCGGCTTCGAGATGCGCGACGGCGTGGCACACGCCGTCGACTGGTGGGCCATCGTCTTCAACCCCTCCATGCCCTACCGGCTGGTGCACATGCTGCTCGCCTCGGGGCTCACCGTGTCGTTCCTGATCGCCGGCCTGTCGGCGCTGCGCTACCTCAAGGGCGACCGTTCGGAATCGATGTGGAAGGCGCTGCGCACCGGCGTCTTCACGGCCGCCATCCTGATCCCGATCCAGATCCTGGCCGGCGACCAGCATGGGCTGAACACGCTGGAACACCAGCCGCAGAAGATCGCCGCCATGGAGGCCAACTGGAACACCGGCCCCAACGTGCCGCTGGTGCTGTTCGCGCTGCCCGACGAGGCGGCCAAGGAAAACAGATTCGAGGTCACGATTCCGGACGGCGCCAGCGTTATCCTGCGGCACAGCGCCGACGGCGTGGTGCCGGGGCTGAACGATTTCCCGGGCAACCATCCGCCGGTCTTTCCACTGTTCTGGAGCTTCCGCATCATGGTCGGCACCGGGCTTTTGATGCTCGCCGTCTCGTGGTCGGCCGCCTTCTTCCTCAAGCGCCGGCATTCGCTGCCCAGGCCGCTCGCGCTGCTGATGGTGCCGATGGCGCTGTCGGGCTGGCTGGCGACGCTGGCCGGCTGGTATACGACCGAGATCGGCCGCCAGCCCTGGCTGGTGACCGGCGTGCTGAAGACCGCCGACGCCGTCGGGCCGGTGGCCGGCAGCCATGTCGCGCTGACGCTCGTCATCTATCTCCTCCTCTATGTGCTTTTGCTGATCGCCTATCTCGGCGTGCTGGTGCATCTGGCGCTGAAGGCGGCCAAGGATGGCGACACCTCGCCGCTGCCGGGTGTTCTCAACGCAGCGCTGTCGCAGCCGGCCGCGGGGGAGTGAGCATGTTTTCATTGCAGGTTTGCGCCGCCCCTCACCTGCCTGCCGGCATCCTCTCCCCGTATAGTGACGGGGAGAGGGGCGCTATGTCTTATGGTTTCGCCAATCGCCAACGTTCCTTGGATGGCGCCGGCGTTGCGGCCAGCCCCCTTCTCCCCGTCACTATACGGGGAGAAGGGCCCGGCAGGGCGATGAGGGGCGGCGCCAACTCCGACAATCGATCTGAAACGATCGCTTCAAGCGGTAAGGCCGTGCACCCGACACATCGCGGCTGGGAGATATACCCATGACCTACGACTGGCCGACCCTGCTGCCGCTCATCTTCGCCGGCCTGATGGGCCTCGCCATCCTGATCTATGTCATTCTCGACGGGTTCGACCTCGGCATCGGCATCCTGTTCGCCGCCGCCGAGGACACCGAGCAGGACACGATGATCGCGGCGATCGGCCCATTCTGGGACGCCAACGAGACCTGGCTCGTGCTGGCCGTCGGCCTGCTCCTGGTCGCCTTTCCGCTGGCGCATGGCGTCATCCTGACCGCGCTCTACATTCCGGTGTTCGTGCTGCTGGTCGGGCTGATCCTGCGCGGCGTCGCCTTCGATTTCCGCGCCAAGGTGCCGGCCGGCCGCAAGCACCGCTGGAACCGCATCTTCTTCCTCGGCTCGGTCATCGCCTCGCTGGCGCAGGGTTACATGCTGGGCGTCTATGTGCTCGGCCTCGATATCGGGCCGGGCGGCATGGCGTTCGGCGTGCTGGTGGCGTTCTGCCTGGCGGCGGCCTACGCGGCGATGGGCGCGGCCTGGGTGATCTACAAGACCGAAGGCGAACTGCAGAAGAAGGCGGTGCTCTGGCTGCGCACGGCGCTGGTGCTGACCGCGCTCGGCATGGCCGCGGTGTCGCTGGCGACGCCCTTCGCCAGCCCGCGCATCTTCGCCAAATGGTTCGGCTGGCCGCAGATGCTCTATCTGTCGCCGCTGCCGATCCTGTCGGCGCTGCTGTTTCTCTGGCTGTGGCGGCAGACCTTCCATCTGCCGCGGCCCGACGACCGCCATTCGCTGACGCCGTTCCTGACGCTGGCCGCCATCTTCGCGCTCGGCTTTGCCGGGCTTGCCTGGTCGTTCTATCCCTATGTGGTGCCTGATCGACTGACCATCTGGCAAGCGGCGTCGGCGACCGAAAGCCTGGCCATCATCCTGGCCGGCACCGTGGTGGTGCTGCCGATCATCATCTTCTATTCGTTCTATGCCTACCGCGTGTTCGGCGGCAAGGCGACGGATCTGACTTACGATTGAGGGTGGGATGACAGCGTCTTTCTCCCCGTCACTATACGGGGAGAAATGTCCGGCAGGACAATGAGTCGTCCGTGAACAATGAAGTGGGTCAGGCTGCGCTGGATCTGGGGCGGCTTTGGAGTGCTGTGATGAGAAGCCACAAAAGCAGCCTGAACCATTTGATCAGGAGCGAGAAGTTGTAGCCGGCGGCGGCGAGGATGGCGTTGATGGCGTCGCCCTGTTCGCCGGCGAGGTAGTTGCGGCCCATGCGGTGCTCGGCCTTGATGTGGCCGATGACGGGTTCGACTGCCGATCGCCTGCGCATCTGACGCTTGATGGCAGGTGTGACGCGGCGCTTCTGGCCGGCGGTGAAGACCCTGAGCTTGTGGCTTTCAGGTGCGTTGTGGCCGCGATATCCGGCGTCGGCGAGGATGCGGCCGATTTCGTTGCCGATGGTCTTTTCCATGTCGGGGATAACGGTCGCGAGCGTATGGCCGTCATAGGGATTGCCGGGCAGTGCCTTAGCGTGCAGGGCGAACTGGCCGCCCTTCGAGCGTTCGAGCGTCGTGGCGATCGAGACCTTGACGCCGAACTCGTAAGGGGCATGCGCCTTGCCCTTGCCGATGCACTCGACCTCATGGGCGTGCAGGCTGTAGATTTTGCGGCCGCGCTGGCGCTGACGTTGCTCCAGAACCGCCGAGGCCTGGTAGAGCGGCCACTTGAAGCTCGCCTCGAGGTCCGTTTGGCCGGTGATCCGGCGGGAGATGTCGCGAATGGTGCGGCCGAGATAGGTCTTGAGCTTGCGCAGCGCCTTGTTGGCCCGCTTGAACTGCTTGGCGTGCGCGTAGCGCTGGTGCTTGATCAGCGCCAGCTTGCCGACCCGCACGTAGGTCTGGCGCAAATC
Coding sequences within:
- a CDS encoding cytochrome ubiquinol oxidase subunit I — encoded protein: MDSLILSRMQFGANISFHILFPTITIALGWVLLFFKLRYNATNDSAWMRAYFTWVKVFALSFAMGVVSGVTMSFQFGTNWPGYMQHVGNIAGPLLAYEILTAFFLEAAFLGIMLFGFRRVSNRVHTLATVLVAGGTTLSAFWIIALNSWMQTPAGFEMRDGVAHAVDWWAIVFNPSMPYRLVHMLLASGLTVSFLIAGLSALRYLKGDRSESMWKALRTGVFTAAILIPIQILAGDQHGLNTLEHQPQKIAAMEANWNTGPNVPLVLFALPDEAAKENRFEVTIPDGASVILRHSADGVVPGLNDFPGNHPPVFPLFWSFRIMVGTGLLMLAVSWSAAFFLKRRHSLPRPLALLMVPMALSGWLATLAGWYTTEIGRQPWLVTGVLKTADAVGPVAGSHVALTLVIYLLLYVLLLIAYLGVLVHLALKAAKDGDTSPLPGVLNAALSQPAAGE
- a CDS encoding cytochrome d ubiquinol oxidase subunit II, translated to MTYDWPTLLPLIFAGLMGLAILIYVILDGFDLGIGILFAAAEDTEQDTMIAAIGPFWDANETWLVLAVGLLLVAFPLAHGVILTALYIPVFVLLVGLILRGVAFDFRAKVPAGRKHRWNRIFFLGSVIASLAQGYMLGVYVLGLDIGPGGMAFGVLVAFCLAAAYAAMGAAWVIYKTEGELQKKAVLWLRTALVLTALGMAAVSLATPFASPRIFAKWFGWPQMLYLSPLPILSALLFLWLWRQTFHLPRPDDRHSLTPFLTLAAIFALGFAGLAWSFYPYVVPDRLTIWQAASATESLAIILAGTVVVLPIIIFYSFYAYRVFGGKATDLTYD
- a CDS encoding IS5 family transposase; translated protein: MSRPREKRETGEQDLFRSRLDQIINMKHELVRLAQAIDWPVLEERFGAVYSDGPGMPPLPTRLMAGLAILKHTFDLSDEELCARWVENPYFQYLCGEEFFRHELSFERSSMTRWRQRMGEEPITALLQESLAVAVKSGAMKPADTRRVIVDTTVQPKNVMFPTDAKLVNRARERLVRLAKKAGLDLRQTYVRVGKLALIKHQRYAHAKQFKRANKALRKLKTYLGRTIRDISRRITGQTDLEASFKWPLYQASAVLEQRQRQRGRKIYSLHAHEVECIGKGKAHAPYEFGVKVSIATTLERSKGGQFALHAKALPGNPYDGHTLATVIPDMEKTIGNEIGRILADAGYRGHNAPESHKLRVFTAGQKRRVTPAIKRQMRRRSAVEPVIGHIKAEHRMGRNYLAGEQGDAINAILAAAGYNFSLLIKWFRLLLWLLITALQSRPRSSAA